The DNA sequence ATGGACGAAATCACCACCACCGGGCAGACAAAGATCACCCGGCTGAACACCAGCGGCGAAATAGATACCGAGACGTTCTCACCCGAGTCGGTAGGAGTCGACAGCGTAGAGATCCAGGCACTTGTGGGCGGCGACGCCAGCAAAAACGCCGAAATTATCCGGCAGATATTTGACGGGCAGACCGGCCCTGCCAGGGATGTGGTGGTGCTGAATGCCGCTGCCGGAATCGTGGTCGGCGGGAAGGCGGACTCGCTGGAAGACGGCATTGGATTAGCAGAGGAGTCCATAGATTCCGGCGCGGCTCATGATGTGCTGAATCGGTTGGCAAACGCGTAATGAGTATCCTGCAGGAAATTATCAGTCACAAGTGGGGAGAGGTAGAGCGGCACTCTGCCAAAGTGCCGGTTGACACGCTGAAAGATCGGAATTCTCCTATACGGGATTTTGCCAATGCACTGGTTGGGGATGAAATAAGCATCATTGCAGAGATTAAGCGCAAATCGCCCTCCCAGGGATCGATTAATCCGTCGATGGATATAGTGGAAATTGCCGAAAGTTACGAGAAAGCCGGAGCAAAGGCTCTCTCAGTGTTAACAGACGAAAAGTATTTTGGCGGCTCGCTGGACTTCCTCCGTGAAATCCGGGAGGCGGTCGATATCCCGGTGCTCCGGAAGGACTTTATCATCTCTGAATACCAGGTGTGGGAGTCGTATAACGCCGGCGCCGACGCCATCCTGCTTATTTTGGACGGACTGGAGTTGGAAACCGCAGAAAATCTCTATGCACTGGCATCCGAACTCGGAATCCACGTGCTGGTGGAGACCCACAGCGCGGAGAGCCTTGAATGCATTCATGCGCTCAATCCGGAGATTATTGGCATCAACGCCAGGAATCTGGACACTATGGAAATAGAATTTCAGCGGATGCTGAATTTATACGAAGATCTGCCGGGAAATGCCATCGCCGTCGCGGAATCCGGGATTACTGAACCGGAACATCTGCACCGGGTGGCTAAAACAGGTTACGATGCCGCACTTATCGGTACTGCGTTTATGAAGACGGATGATCCGGGAAAGACGCTCCGAACCTACCTGGAACAGTCCCGCCAGGAGACCGCACCATGATACCGGTCAAGATCTGTGGAATCACCCGAATCAAGGACGCCCGGGCAGCTATAAAGAATGGCGCCTCGGCGCTGGGCTTTATCTTTTACGAGCCAAGTCCGAGATATATGGATCCGGATAATGCTAAGAAAATCGTCGACGCACTTCGAAACGAGCAGATTAGCAAAGTTGGCGTGTTCGTCAACGAATCTGCAGAGAATGTGAACCGTATCGCAGACGATGTCGGACTCGACTTAGTCCAGCTCCACGGGAACGAAACGCCCGAATACTGCGAATCAATTGAGTTGCCGGTGATTAAATCATTTAGAGTGAGAGACGATTTCAACGCGAAAGAAGTTGAAGGTTATGACGTGGATGTGTTTCTGTTCGATGCATACGTGAAAGGAACGCCCGGCGGTACGGGGAAAACCTTTAACTGGAAGCTGCTGAAAAATTTGAAATTCGATCGACCGGTGATCCTGGCTGGCGGACTGAATCCTGAGAATATCACCAACGCGGTCTGGGCAGTTGGGCCGGATGCCGTAGATGTGAGCAGCGGTGTCGAACGGGAACCGGGGATCAAAGACCATAAAAAATTGAGTGAATTGTTTTCCGCATTGATGGATACGACCGAAAAATTAAACCCATTTGCCACGGCAGGAGTGAAGTAATGCCACTGAAGAGTTATAATTATCCCGACGCCAGGGGACACTATGGCGAGTTCGGCGGAAAATACGTGCCGGAAACGCTTATCCCGGCGCTGGAAGAGCTGGAATCTGTGTATAACCAACTCAAAGATGATGATGCCTTCCAGGAAGAATTGAATGAACTTCATCGCAATTATACCGGTCGTCCTTCACCGTTAACTTTTGCACCGCGAATCAGCGAAGAATTATCTCTGAATATCTGGCTGAAGCGGGAGGATCTAAATCACACCGGGGCCCACAAGATCAACAACACGCTGGGACAGATACTTTTGGCAAAGAAAATGGGCAAATCCCGTATCATTGCCGAGACCGGTGCCGGACAGCACGGCGTGGCCACCGCGACGGTGGCGGCGAAGTTCGGACTGCAATGTATCGTTTACATGGGGGAAGAGGACATCCGCCGACAGTCGCTGAACGTCTTCCGGATGGAGCTGCTCGGGGCGGAAGTTCGTCCGGTGGACTCCGGCAGCAAAACGTTGAAGGACGCCACCAACGAAGCCATCCGCGATTGGGTAACCAACGTCGAAGATACCTATTACCTTATTGGATCCGTGGTTGGCCCGCATCCGTATCCCATGATCGTCCGGGATTTCCAGGCTATCATTGGAGAAGAGACCCGAAGTCAGTTTGCGGAAAAAAATGGCGGACTGCCGGATGCGCTGCTGGCGTGCGTCGGCGGCGGCAGCAACGCCATCGGCATGTTTTATCCCTTTATCGAAGATGACGTCAGGATGTACGCCGTTGAGGCTTCCGGATTGGGTTTGAATACCGATAAACATGCGGCGTCAATCACCCTTGGCAGTCACGGCGTTTTTCACGGCGCGTATTCATATCTGCTGCAAAATGACGACGGACAGGTGCAGTTGCCGCACTCCATCAGCGCAGGACTAGACTATCCCGGCATCGGCCCGGAGCACAGTCATCTGAAAACCACAGAGCGCGTCACATACATTGATGCCACCGATGAGGAGTCGGTTGAGGCCTTCCAGTGGCTGTCGGAAAAGGAGGGTATTATTCCGGCGCTGGAGTCGGCACATGCGTTGGCAGCGCTCCAGCAGCAAAAACTCGATCTGCCGGACGGTAGTTCGGTGATCGTGAATCTGTCCGGCCGGGGTGACAAGGATGTGAATGCTGTGGCGGACTATCTCGGAAAGGATCTCTCATGAGGCGTATCGCAGAACTCTTCTCGCAGCCGGGCAAAAAACTGGTACCGTACATCACCGCCGGATTCCCGGAGAAGCATAACATGCCGGAACTTGTCCTGGCAGCGGAACGCGCCGGCGCGGATATGGTGGAGATCGGCATGCCTTTTTCCGATCCCCTGGCAGACGGGCCCGTTATCCAGAGAGCAGGCCAGCGAGCGCTGGAGAACGGAATAACCGTCAAGATCATCCTGGAGCAGGTTAGAGCAATTCGCAGGAAAAGTGACATCCCGTTAACGCTGATGGGCTACATCAACCCGCTGATGAAATATGGACTGGAAGACTTCCTCCGTGATGCCAGTGAAGCCGGTGTCGACGGATTGATTCTCCCTGATCTGCCGATAGAGGAAGGTGAAGCGATTTACGAAGAGGTGAAGCAACACGGTATCAGTCCAATCATTCTGGTGGCACCGAATACCCCGGATGAAAGATTAGCCAGAATCGGTGCGCTGGCAAAAGACCTGATTTATGCGGTATCGATACTAGGAATCACCGGTTCCTCAGTCTCCGATAACACGAAATTACGTAACTACCTCGCCCGAATTCGAAAGCACACGGAGACTCCGTTCGTCGTCGGCTTCGGAATCAAAACGCCGGAAGATGCCGGCGCCATCGCGCCAATGACCAACGGCGTCGTTGTGGGGACGGCACTGATTGAGTCGATTGAAACATCCGACGATCCGGAGGAGGCGGTCTACGAATTTCTGTCGGAACTGAAGGCGGCGATTAGGAAAGTGGAGGTAGTATGATATCGATAATTAAACATACTGAATGAATAGCCCCTGGCTTTAGCCCGGGGTTTAAAGAGTCCGGACTAAAGGCCTTTAGGTTATATCCTATTCAGTTTTGGATACGGGAAGAAGCATGGAGAGAAAAGTATTGTGCAGCACACACAACTCACCCTCTTGTTCTCCCTCTATTTCAAAGAGAGGGAGAGACACGCTTAACAATCTCCAACGGGGTTGAAACAACTTCTATCATCTTCAGGGCTTAATATAGGGAATGAACAATGCTCGTAGTCATGGATGAAAACTCGGCGTCTGAACAGCGCGCAGCTGTTGAAGAGGAGTTAGAAAAACTCGGATATAAATCAAATTCCATTCGATTTAATGGGCATTATTTTCATAAATTAAAAAATTCAGAACAATCTGAAGAAATACGACAAATTACGAAATTACCGGGAGTCATCGGAGCCATCAAAGAGCAAGAATCCAGTCGTCTTGCATATCGGGAGGCGCATCCGGAAGATACGGTTGTCACGGTTGGGGAAGCCCGTTTTGGTGATGGTAATCTTGCCGTGATTGCCGGGCCATGTGCCGTTGAGTCGAAAGAACAGACACTCCGTATTGCTGAACAGGTCAAAGAGGCCGGCGCTCAGGTACTTCGAGGCGGCGCGTATAAGCCGCGGACCTCACCGTATTCATTCCAGGGACTGGGCGAACGTGGTCTTGAAATTTTGGCAGAGGTTCGGGAAGAAACGGGTCTGCCGGTAGTCACGGAAGCACTTGATCCTATGTCAGCATCCACCGTTGCAGAGTACTCGGATATGATTCAGATCGGCGCCAGAAATATGCAGAATTTTTCATTGCTAGAGGCAGTCGGCGGATTAGGCAAGCCGGTGTTGCTCAAGCGGGGACTCTCTGCAAACCTTACGGAACTCCTGGCCGCCGCCGAATATCTTATGGCGAATGGTTGTTCCGATGTCGTGGTCTGTGAGAGGGGAATTCGTACCTTTTCCGACCATTCCCGGAATACTATAGATTTGGGGCTCATCCCTGTGTTCAAGCAGGTGAGCCATTTGCCTATAATCGTCGACCCGAGCCATGCCAGCGGAATCAAGGAAAGTGTGCTGCCGTTATCTTACGCTGCGCTCGGCGTCGGAGCCGACGGGATTATGGTTGACGTCCACCACGCACCCGGTGATGCCATGGTCGACGGCGATCAGGCGATTCTGCCCGATGAATTCGTGACGATGATGAATCAACTCCGTGCGACAGCAGGATCTCTGGGAAAAACGGCAGGAGCGGCCTAGGACTGATGCAGCAATCTATTACTCCGGTATCCGACCCGTTCGAACTCTCCCTGTCTGTCCCCGGCGATA is a window from the Candidatus Neomarinimicrobiota bacterium genome containing:
- the aroF gene encoding 3-deoxy-7-phosphoheptulonate synthase, whose amino-acid sequence is MLVVMDENSASEQRAAVEEELEKLGYKSNSIRFNGHYFHKLKNSEQSEEIRQITKLPGVIGAIKEQESSRLAYREAHPEDTVVTVGEARFGDGNLAVIAGPCAVESKEQTLRIAEQVKEAGAQVLRGGAYKPRTSPYSFQGLGERGLEILAEVREETGLPVVTEALDPMSASTVAEYSDMIQIGARNMQNFSLLEAVGGLGKPVLLKRGLSANLTELLAAAEYLMANGCSDVVVCERGIRTFSDHSRNTIDLGLIPVFKQVSHLPIIVDPSHASGIKESVLPLSYAALGVGADGIMVDVHHAPGDAMVDGDQAILPDEFVTMMNQLRATAGSLGKTAGAA
- the trpA gene encoding tryptophan synthase subunit alpha, whose amino-acid sequence is MRRIAELFSQPGKKLVPYITAGFPEKHNMPELVLAAERAGADMVEIGMPFSDPLADGPVIQRAGQRALENGITVKIILEQVRAIRRKSDIPLTLMGYINPLMKYGLEDFLRDASEAGVDGLILPDLPIEEGEAIYEEVKQHGISPIILVAPNTPDERLARIGALAKDLIYAVSILGITGSSVSDNTKLRNYLARIRKHTETPFVVGFGIKTPEDAGAIAPMTNGVVVGTALIESIETSDDPEEAVYEFLSELKAAIRKVEVV
- the trpB gene encoding tryptophan synthase subunit beta: MPLKSYNYPDARGHYGEFGGKYVPETLIPALEELESVYNQLKDDDAFQEELNELHRNYTGRPSPLTFAPRISEELSLNIWLKREDLNHTGAHKINNTLGQILLAKKMGKSRIIAETGAGQHGVATATVAAKFGLQCIVYMGEEDIRRQSLNVFRMELLGAEVRPVDSGSKTLKDATNEAIRDWVTNVEDTYYLIGSVVGPHPYPMIVRDFQAIIGEETRSQFAEKNGGLPDALLACVGGGSNAIGMFYPFIEDDVRMYAVEASGLGLNTDKHAASITLGSHGVFHGAYSYLLQNDDGQVQLPHSISAGLDYPGIGPEHSHLKTTERVTYIDATDEESVEAFQWLSEKEGIIPALESAHALAALQQQKLDLPDGSSVIVNLSGRGDKDVNAVADYLGKDLS
- the trpC gene encoding indole-3-glycerol phosphate synthase TrpC; protein product: MSILQEIISHKWGEVERHSAKVPVDTLKDRNSPIRDFANALVGDEISIIAEIKRKSPSQGSINPSMDIVEIAESYEKAGAKALSVLTDEKYFGGSLDFLREIREAVDIPVLRKDFIISEYQVWESYNAGADAILLILDGLELETAENLYALASELGIHVLVETHSAESLECIHALNPEIIGINARNLDTMEIEFQRMLNLYEDLPGNAIAVAESGITEPEHLHRVAKTGYDAALIGTAFMKTDDPGKTLRTYLEQSRQETAP
- a CDS encoding phosphoribosylanthranilate isomerase, with protein sequence MIPVKICGITRIKDARAAIKNGASALGFIFYEPSPRYMDPDNAKKIVDALRNEQISKVGVFVNESAENVNRIADDVGLDLVQLHGNETPEYCESIELPVIKSFRVRDDFNAKEVEGYDVDVFLFDAYVKGTPGGTGKTFNWKLLKNLKFDRPVILAGGLNPENITNAVWAVGPDAVDVSSGVEREPGIKDHKKLSELFSALMDTTEKLNPFATAGVK